One window of Phoenix dactylifera cultivar Barhee BC4 chromosome 5, palm_55x_up_171113_PBpolish2nd_filt_p, whole genome shotgun sequence genomic DNA carries:
- the LOC103716880 gene encoding copper chaperone for superoxide dismutase, chloroplastic has product MVAFLRTLTAASALPAAAIAAVTISSSSFSSQLPPKSHLPLLAPLRLASTPNTLGGPKNPSRPQAALHMDSLATDLQPSDQHDGNLPELMTEFMVDMKCEGCVSAVKDKLLKLGGVKGVDIDLSNQVVRVIGTLPVKVMVDALEQTGRHARLIGQGNPNDFLVSAAVAEFKGPIIYGVVRLAQVNMELARIEASFSGLSPGKHGWSINEFGDLTRGAASTGKVFNPPDYTSQKPLGDLGTLEANETGEAHFMDAKQMIRVADLIGRAIVVYETEDKSDSGIAAAVIARSAGVGENYKRICTCDGVTIWESS; this is encoded by the exons ATGGTAGCATTTCTTCGAACCTTAACCGCGGCCTCCGCCCTCCCAGCAGCCGCGATCGCAGCAGTCACTatatcttcctcctccttctcttctcaactcCCCCCCAAATCCCATCTCCCACTTCTCGCCCCTCTTCGCCTCGCATCGACGCCCAATACCTTGGGCGGCCCGAAAAACCCGAGTCGCCCCCAGGCCGCCCTCCACATGGACTCCCTCGCGACCGACCTCCAGCCCTCCGACCAG CACGATGGGAATCTTCCAGAGTTGATG ACAGAATTCATGGTGGATATGAAATGCGAGGGTTGTGTTTCAGCAGTAAAAGATAAGCTCCTAAAGCTTGGTG GAGTAAAAGGGGTTGACATTGATTTGAGTAATCAAGTGGTAAGAGTTATTGGAACTCTCCCAGTGAAAGTCATGGTAGATGCTCTGGAGCAGACAGGTCGACATGCCAGGTTGATTGGCCAAGGCAACCCTAATG ATTTTTTAGTTTCTGCAGCTGTTGCTGAGTTCAAAGGTCCTATCATATATGGTGTTGTACGCTTGGCTCAGGTGAACATGGAATTGGCCAGAATTGAAGCCAGCTTTAGTGGTTTATCACCTGGTAAGCATGGGTGGTCCATAAATGAATTTGGAGATTTGACTAGAGGAGCAGCAAGCACTGGGAAAGTGTTCAATCCACCAGATTATACCTCTCAAAAG CCACTGGGTGACCTGGGAACATTGGAAGCTAATGAGACAGGTGAAGCCCACTTCATGGATGCTAAACAGATGATTAGAGTTGCTGATCTTATTGGTCGTGCCATTGTGGTTTATGAAACCGAGGACAAATCAGACTCGGGCATTGCAGCTGCAGTAATAGCAAGAAGTGCGGGAGTTGGTGAGAACTACAAAAGGATCTGCACCTGTGACGGTGTAACCATATGGGAGTCAAGCTAG